The nucleotide sequence CTAATTTCGGGAGCGGTTAGGATGACGAAAACCGATGGTTTCCACCCAAGCTACGGCCCCCGTGGCGGTGCGTCAGCGATCACGCTGGTGAGCAGATGGCTCGGCACGATTTCCCCAGACAATGGCAGGGAGACCGGAACGTCCGGCGTCGCCGTGGAGATGGTCACCGGCACGATGTCCGGCAGGCTGCAATCGTAGCCGCCGCACTGGATGAGGGTGACCAGACAGGTGTGGTCCGGTTCGTGAGAGTGCCCGTGGCAGTGGTCATGCAGCGAGGGGTTCGCCGCCATCGCCTGCGCGACGATGAGCTGCAGCGCCACGACAACCGCCGTGAAGGCCTGGAACCATCGTAATGAGCGGAATACTGCCACGCGGGGACAATTCAAATTAAATGCAATTTTAATACAAGAGCAAATTTGTCCAGATCGCATCCCCACGCTTGCGCGGCCCCGGATGATGGCCAAAGCTGCGGCATGAACGACGTGATGATCGAAACCCGCGACCTGCACCGCAGCTACCGCATCGGACGCAAGTCCATCGAGGTGCTGCACGGGATCGACCTCCGGATCCACAAGGGCGAGAAGGTTTTCCTTTGCGGACCCAGCGGTGCGGGGAAGACCACGCTGCTCTACACCCTCGCCGGCCTGGAGCACCCGGAGCAAGGCAGCGTCCACATCGATGGCACGGACCTCTACAAACTCGGCCGCCGCGAACAGGCGCAGTTCCGCAACCAGCGCATCGGCTACATTTTCCAGAACTACCACCTCCTGCCGGAACTCACCGCGCTGGAAAACGTCGCCGTCCCCGGAGCCATCTCCGGCAAGGACAGCACCGAACTCGCGCTCAAAGCCTTGGAACGCGTCGGCCTGCGCGACCGAATGGACCACCTCCCCGCCGAACTCTCCGGCGGAGAGCAACAACGCGTCGCCATCGCCCGCGCCATCGTGAACGAGCCGAAAGTCCTCTTCGCCGACGAACCGACCGGAAACCTCGATTCAAAAAACAGCGCGGAAATCATGTCCATCCTGATGGATCTCGCGGAGGAACACCATGTCACGCTGGTGGTCGTGACGCATGACCAGGAACTGGCGAAGGTCGGGGACCGGACGCTGATCATCAAGGATGGGAATGTGAGGTAGTCCTCACGTTCGTTCGAGTGATGCTACTGTATTATTTGTATCCCTTGTTTCGTCGCGATCCGTTTCAGTTTTGGCAGAGAGTGTA is from Luteolibacter yonseiensis and encodes:
- a CDS encoding ABC transporter ATP-binding protein, whose translation is MNDVMIETRDLHRSYRIGRKSIEVLHGIDLRIHKGEKVFLCGPSGAGKTTLLYTLAGLEHPEQGSVHIDGTDLYKLGRREQAQFRNQRIGYIFQNYHLLPELTALENVAVPGAISGKDSTELALKALERVGLRDRMDHLPAELSGGEQQRVAIARAIVNEPKVLFADEPTGNLDSKNSAEIMSILMDLAEEHHVTLVVVTHDQELAKVGDRTLIIKDGNVR